A window of Panicum virgatum strain AP13 chromosome 8K, P.virgatum_v5, whole genome shotgun sequence contains these coding sequences:
- the LOC120644811 gene encoding putative disease resistance RPP13-like protein 3 isoform X1: MDKATPKAQEVATEAMAKGAAEALMKGAFQEAKLQLKVRKKVHQLRDDLEWLRALLRHADQRRRQEINEYMYIELWVPHARDVALDAEDLLEEYSQKEKLKCHCILDLLPSFVRWLWRPFIRHSISNQIDNIKERIDEIKKTRKGYELKILPETWAHPEKYYIDWSDLNEENIEDPDKLVGIKEKMEQIATWLTCREKPLQTVIAIIGENGVGKTTLASCIYQTRSVRTQFDCNIWIHLPQKFRVVDILIDIILQTITSVDMTEAKKNLRGKDEEALMQELAEKLSKKKYLIVLDDVRRLEELKFFLAVLPAQKENEESAILITAQIKSPNPPAANSSGQLEYMTGRIHKKEVTSAAWLQLCHHYVELKKLEKGQGREMFCRRLFGESDFPSGFRKMHVHSKALESLLDQSLPLAVTLLAGLLRTKKEDEWTDVVDLLLQYSKHNNNGDDKIEKEEATKPNLEDEGNRESKQQEQEKEEEIMEQLQIGEGQHQGEQHQREAGQQGEQQQVEQQAETQNQIKPVGGLFRNQPLIKKILILSFDDLPSYLKQCLLYFAAFKAEEDIDAEKIIRLWVAEGLVQATDGHTMEEHAEDCLKMLISRCLINLVQVGYNNKIITVSIHESVLDFAMSEARDSNFLQVHHSTTDLPRAAIRRLSLQNAFDTHTRLNLSTPKLRSLLCEFPEAPSDDHRKNITNCYSHSIQQVRMVITGRINNDLNICRCTFLRVIDLKGTVQEFTLPEEIGWLVHLRYLGLADSRLRGLPSSVKKLRSLQTLDITNTDVDSVPQEFWNLKALRHVLARHLKKGPRQVHSLNNLQTLHGVPWGRWVHEKKRLTNLRSLQVWNLSTSKRCKALLTYLASLECLTSLDLEVKEGAQIQLDRLLIMPVLRNLGSLKIHGPVQATEQSYSYLLPNLSKLELCGSGLNQNHIDMIAGLPNLLELILGKDSYMHQDMSIPPNGFRELRKLRFNGLPELVKWHVQSSADGVLSSLSHLEHLCIFSCAKLELIPDYLLKLENLVQLTFHDLPKLLMLPSLGKFSSKNPTLVLGE, translated from the exons ATGGACAAGGCCACGCCCAAGGCGCAGGAGGTGGCGACGGAAGCCATGGCGAAGGGGGCGGCGGAAGCCCTGATGAAGGGGGCTTTCCAAGAGGCGAAGCTTCAGTTGAAGGTCAGAAAGAAAGTACATCAGCTCAGGGACGACCTGGAGTGGCTGCGGGCGCTGCTACGACACGCCGACCAGCGCCGTCGGCAGGAGATCAATGAGTACATGTACATTGAGCTGTGGGTGCCGCACGCGCGTGATGTGGCTTTGGACGCCGAGGACCTCCTGGAGGAGTATTCTCAGAAGGAGAAGCTCAAGTGCCATTGCATCCTCGACTTGCTGCCATCCTTTGTTCGGTGGCTCTGGCGGCCATTCATCCGCCATTCCATCAGTAACCAAATTGATAACATCAAAGAAAGGATTGACGAGATCAAGAAGACGAGAAAGGGCTACGAGCTGAAGATCCTCCCCGAAACCTGGGCTCACCCGGAAAAGTATTATATCGactg GTCTGATCTAAATGAAGAAAATATTGAAGATCCAGACAAGCTAGTAGGTATCAAAGAGAAAATGGAACAAATTGCCACATGGCTCACCTGTCGAGAAAAGCCGCTGCAGACTGTGATTGCAATTATAGGGGAAAATGGAGTGGGCAAGACCACATTGGCCAGCTGCATCTATCAAACGAGAAGCGTCAGGACCCAATTTGACTGTAACATCTGGATTCATCTACCTCAGAAGTTTAGGGTGGTGGACATCCTCATTGACATCATCCTGCAAACAATAACAAGTGTAGATATGACAGAGGCAAAGAAGAATCTCCGAGGAAAGGATGAGGAAGCACTCATGCAGGAGCTAGCTGAAAAGCTTAGCAAGAAAAAGTACTTAATTGTGCTGGATGATGTGCGCCGCCTAGAGGAATTGAAGTTCTTCTTGGCAGTGCTACCTGcacaaaaagaaaatgaagaaagTGCTATTTTGATCACAGCACAGATCAAATCTCCCAATCCTCCTGCTGCCAATTCGAGTGGGCAGCTTGAATATATGACTGGCAGGATTCATAAAAAGGAAGTTACATCTGCTGCCTGGCTACAGCTTTGCCATCACTATGTGGAACTAAAGAAGCTGGAAAAAGGTCAGGGAAGAGAGATGTTCTGCAGAAGGCTCTTTGGAGAATCGGACTTCCCCAGCGGTTTCCGGAAGATGCATGTGCATTCTAAGGCCCTTGAGAGCCTGTTGGACCAAAGCTTACCACTGGCAGTCACTCTGCTAGCTGGGCTTTTGAGGACCAAGAAGGAAGATGAGTGGACTGATGTAGTTGATCTGCTACTCCAGTATTCTAAACACAACAATAATGGAGATGATAAGATAGAGAAAGAAGAAGCAACAAAACCGAATCTGGAAGATGAAGGAAACCGAGAATCGAAGCAGCAGgagcaagaaaaggaagaagaaataatggaACAGCTGCAGATTGGAGAAGGTCAACATCAAGGAGAGCAGCACCAAAGAGAGGCGGGTCAACAAGGAGAGCAGCAACAAGTGGAACAGCAAGCAGAAACCCAGAATCAGATAAAGCCTGTGGGCGGACTATTCAGGAACCAGCCTCTGATTAAAAAGATCCTCATACTGAGCTTCGATGACCTGCCTTCGTACCTCAAACAATGCCTCCTTTACTTTGCTGCATTCAAGGCTGAGGAAGACATTGATGCGGAGAAGATTATTCGGCTGTGGGTTGCTGAAGGACTTGTGCAAGCCACTGATGGCCACACCATGGAAGAGCATGCTGAGGACTGCCTAAAGATGCTAATCTCCCGGTGCCTGATCAATTTGGTCCAAGTGGGCTACAACAACAAAATCATCACAGTCAGCATCCATGAGAGTGTCCTTGACTTCGCCATGTCCGAGGCCCGTGACAGCAATTTCCTCCAAGTCCACCACAGTACCACTGATCTTCCTCGAGCCGCCATACGTCGGCTCTCCCTTCAGAATGCATTTGACACCCACACAAGGTTGAATCTTTCCACTCCAAAACTCCGTTCCTTGCTGTGCGAATTCCCGGAAGCCCCCAGTGATGATCACAGAAAGAACATAACTAACTGCTACAGCCATAGCATTCAACAGGTGCGGATGGTAATCACAGGCCGCATTAACAACGACCTCAACATCTGCCGGTGCACGTTTCTGCGGGTGATTGACCTCAAAGGCACAGTTCAAGAGTTTACCTTACCGGAGGAGATTGGGTGGCTGGTCCATCTAAGGTACCTCGGACTTGCAGACTCCAGGTTGAGGGGGCTTCCTAGTTCAGTCAAGAAGCTCCGAAGTCTGCAAACCCTGGACATCACCAACACCGATGTAGATTCAGTCCCACAGGAGTTCTGGAACCTCAAAGCACTCCGGCATGTGCTAGCGCGACATCTCAAGAAGGGACCCCGCCAAGTGCATTCGTTGAACAACCTGCAGACCCTACATGGTGTCCCCTGGGGCCGATGGGTTCACGAGAAGAAGAGATTGACCAACCTCCGGTCCTTACAAGTATGGAATCTATCGACAAGTAAACGCTGTAAGGCTCTCCTCACTTATCTTGCCAGCCTGGAGTGCCTCACATCATTGGATTtggaagtcaaggaaggagctCAAATCCAACTAGATAGGTTGCTAATTATGCCAGTCCTGCGCAATCTTGGAAGTCTTAAGATACATGGCCCGGTACAAGCAACGGAACAGAGCTACAGCTACTTGCTCCCTAACCTCAGCAAGCTGGAGCTCTGTGGATCAGGATTGAACCAAAACCACATCGACATGATTGCTGGCTTGCCAAACCTTCTAGAGCTTATCCTTGGGAAAGATTCATATATGCACCAAGACATGAGCATCCCACCCAATGGGTTCCGTGAGTTAAGAAAGCTCCGGTTCAATGGATTACCGGAGTTGGTGAAATGGCATGTTCAATCATCAGCAGATGGTGTGTTGTCATCGCTCTCGCACCTTGAGCATTTGTGCATCTTCAGCTGTGCCAAACTGGAGCTTATCCCAGACTACCTGCTCAAGCTAGAAAATCTTGTCCAGCTAACCTTCCACGACTTGCCAAAGCTTCTGATGCTTCCCTCCCTA
- the LOC120644811 gene encoding disease resistance protein RPP13-like isoform X2, producing MDKATPKAQEVATEAMAKGAAEALMKGAFQEAKLQLKVRKKVHQLRDDLEWLRALLRHADQRRRQEINEYMYIELWVPHARDVALDAEDLLEEYSQKEKLKCHCILDLLPSFVRWLWRPFIRHSISNQIDNIKERIDEIKKTRKGYELKILPETWAHPEKYYIDWSDLNEENIEDPDKLVGIKEKMEQIATWLTCREKPLQTVIAIIGENGVGKTTLASCIYQTRSVRTQFDCNIWIHLPQKFRVVDILIDIILQTITSVDMTEAKKNLRGKDEEALMQELAEKLSKKKYLIVLDDVRRLEELKFFLAVLPAQKENEESAILITAQIKSPNPPAANSSGQLEYMTGRIHKKEVTSAAWLQLCHHYVELKKLEKGQGREMFCRRLFGESDFPSGFRKMHVHSKALESLLDQSLPLAVTLLAGLLRTKKEDEWTDVVDLLLQYSKHNNNGDDKIEKEEATKPNQIKPVGGLFRNQPLIKKILILSFDDLPSYLKQCLLYFAAFKAEEDIDAEKIIRLWVAEGLVQATDGHTMEEHAEDCLKMLISRCLINLVQVGYNNKIITVSIHESVLDFAMSEARDSNFLQVHHSTTDLPRAAIRRLSLQNAFDTHTRLNLSTPKLRSLLCEFPEAPSDDHRKNITNCYSHSIQQVRMVITGRINNDLNICRCTFLRVIDLKGTVQEFTLPEEIGWLVHLRYLGLADSRLRGLPSSVKKLRSLQTLDITNTDVDSVPQEFWNLKALRHVLARHLKKGPRQVHSLNNLQTLHGVPWGRWVHEKKRLTNLRSLQVWNLSTSKRCKALLTYLASLECLTSLDLEVKEGAQIQLDRLLIMPVLRNLGSLKIHGPVQATEQSYSYLLPNLSKLELCGSGLNQNHIDMIAGLPNLLELILGKDSYMHQDMSIPPNGFRELRKLRFNGLPELVKWHVQSSADGVLSSLSHLEHLCIFSCAKLELIPDYLLKLENLVQLTFHDLPKLLMLPSLGKFSSKNPTLVLGE from the exons ATGGACAAGGCCACGCCCAAGGCGCAGGAGGTGGCGACGGAAGCCATGGCGAAGGGGGCGGCGGAAGCCCTGATGAAGGGGGCTTTCCAAGAGGCGAAGCTTCAGTTGAAGGTCAGAAAGAAAGTACATCAGCTCAGGGACGACCTGGAGTGGCTGCGGGCGCTGCTACGACACGCCGACCAGCGCCGTCGGCAGGAGATCAATGAGTACATGTACATTGAGCTGTGGGTGCCGCACGCGCGTGATGTGGCTTTGGACGCCGAGGACCTCCTGGAGGAGTATTCTCAGAAGGAGAAGCTCAAGTGCCATTGCATCCTCGACTTGCTGCCATCCTTTGTTCGGTGGCTCTGGCGGCCATTCATCCGCCATTCCATCAGTAACCAAATTGATAACATCAAAGAAAGGATTGACGAGATCAAGAAGACGAGAAAGGGCTACGAGCTGAAGATCCTCCCCGAAACCTGGGCTCACCCGGAAAAGTATTATATCGactg GTCTGATCTAAATGAAGAAAATATTGAAGATCCAGACAAGCTAGTAGGTATCAAAGAGAAAATGGAACAAATTGCCACATGGCTCACCTGTCGAGAAAAGCCGCTGCAGACTGTGATTGCAATTATAGGGGAAAATGGAGTGGGCAAGACCACATTGGCCAGCTGCATCTATCAAACGAGAAGCGTCAGGACCCAATTTGACTGTAACATCTGGATTCATCTACCTCAGAAGTTTAGGGTGGTGGACATCCTCATTGACATCATCCTGCAAACAATAACAAGTGTAGATATGACAGAGGCAAAGAAGAATCTCCGAGGAAAGGATGAGGAAGCACTCATGCAGGAGCTAGCTGAAAAGCTTAGCAAGAAAAAGTACTTAATTGTGCTGGATGATGTGCGCCGCCTAGAGGAATTGAAGTTCTTCTTGGCAGTGCTACCTGcacaaaaagaaaatgaagaaagTGCTATTTTGATCACAGCACAGATCAAATCTCCCAATCCTCCTGCTGCCAATTCGAGTGGGCAGCTTGAATATATGACTGGCAGGATTCATAAAAAGGAAGTTACATCTGCTGCCTGGCTACAGCTTTGCCATCACTATGTGGAACTAAAGAAGCTGGAAAAAGGTCAGGGAAGAGAGATGTTCTGCAGAAGGCTCTTTGGAGAATCGGACTTCCCCAGCGGTTTCCGGAAGATGCATGTGCATTCTAAGGCCCTTGAGAGCCTGTTGGACCAAAGCTTACCACTGGCAGTCACTCTGCTAGCTGGGCTTTTGAGGACCAAGAAGGAAGATGAGTGGACTGATGTAGTTGATCTGCTACTCCAGTATTCTAAACACAACAATAATGGAGATGATAAGATAGAGAAAGAAGAAGCAACAAAACC GAATCAGATAAAGCCTGTGGGCGGACTATTCAGGAACCAGCCTCTGATTAAAAAGATCCTCATACTGAGCTTCGATGACCTGCCTTCGTACCTCAAACAATGCCTCCTTTACTTTGCTGCATTCAAGGCTGAGGAAGACATTGATGCGGAGAAGATTATTCGGCTGTGGGTTGCTGAAGGACTTGTGCAAGCCACTGATGGCCACACCATGGAAGAGCATGCTGAGGACTGCCTAAAGATGCTAATCTCCCGGTGCCTGATCAATTTGGTCCAAGTGGGCTACAACAACAAAATCATCACAGTCAGCATCCATGAGAGTGTCCTTGACTTCGCCATGTCCGAGGCCCGTGACAGCAATTTCCTCCAAGTCCACCACAGTACCACTGATCTTCCTCGAGCCGCCATACGTCGGCTCTCCCTTCAGAATGCATTTGACACCCACACAAGGTTGAATCTTTCCACTCCAAAACTCCGTTCCTTGCTGTGCGAATTCCCGGAAGCCCCCAGTGATGATCACAGAAAGAACATAACTAACTGCTACAGCCATAGCATTCAACAGGTGCGGATGGTAATCACAGGCCGCATTAACAACGACCTCAACATCTGCCGGTGCACGTTTCTGCGGGTGATTGACCTCAAAGGCACAGTTCAAGAGTTTACCTTACCGGAGGAGATTGGGTGGCTGGTCCATCTAAGGTACCTCGGACTTGCAGACTCCAGGTTGAGGGGGCTTCCTAGTTCAGTCAAGAAGCTCCGAAGTCTGCAAACCCTGGACATCACCAACACCGATGTAGATTCAGTCCCACAGGAGTTCTGGAACCTCAAAGCACTCCGGCATGTGCTAGCGCGACATCTCAAGAAGGGACCCCGCCAAGTGCATTCGTTGAACAACCTGCAGACCCTACATGGTGTCCCCTGGGGCCGATGGGTTCACGAGAAGAAGAGATTGACCAACCTCCGGTCCTTACAAGTATGGAATCTATCGACAAGTAAACGCTGTAAGGCTCTCCTCACTTATCTTGCCAGCCTGGAGTGCCTCACATCATTGGATTtggaagtcaaggaaggagctCAAATCCAACTAGATAGGTTGCTAATTATGCCAGTCCTGCGCAATCTTGGAAGTCTTAAGATACATGGCCCGGTACAAGCAACGGAACAGAGCTACAGCTACTTGCTCCCTAACCTCAGCAAGCTGGAGCTCTGTGGATCAGGATTGAACCAAAACCACATCGACATGATTGCTGGCTTGCCAAACCTTCTAGAGCTTATCCTTGGGAAAGATTCATATATGCACCAAGACATGAGCATCCCACCCAATGGGTTCCGTGAGTTAAGAAAGCTCCGGTTCAATGGATTACCGGAGTTGGTGAAATGGCATGTTCAATCATCAGCAGATGGTGTGTTGTCATCGCTCTCGCACCTTGAGCATTTGTGCATCTTCAGCTGTGCCAAACTGGAGCTTATCCCAGACTACCTGCTCAAGCTAGAAAATCTTGTCCAGCTAACCTTCCACGACTTGCCAAAGCTTCTGATGCTTCCCTCCCTA
- the LOC120644812 gene encoding uncharacterized protein LOC120644812 isoform X1 — protein MSVHPAAFCHPDCRTRSGVASCAATGAGLTAAISSPRTPPPHRPLHPLLAAALPRGSRVPCPHHHPARECPSSTSSPACGCLWPRRHRPHRRHRPQPSPASANHRRCAALLGKLRSAPSLQSVLLHELNKFREGIAAAVEDQSMGPLED, from the exons ATGTCCGTGCATCCTGCAGCCTTCTGCCATCCTGATTGCCGCACCCGCAGCGGCGTGGCCTCATGTGCTGCCACCGGCGCCGGCCtcaccgccgccatctccagcccgcgcacgccgcctccacaccggcctctccaccctctcctcgcggcggcgctaCCTCGTGGCTCGCGCGTGCCCTGTCCTCACCACCACCCGGCCCGCGAGTGCCCCTCTTCGACATCCTCCCCGGCCTGCGGCTGCCTCTGGCCCAGGCGCCATCGtcctcaccgccgccaccgtccccAGCCTTCTCCCGCCTCCGCCAACCACCGCCGGTGCGCCGCCCTCCTTGGTAAGCTCCGGTCGGCCCCTTCTCTGCAGAGTGTGCTCCTCCACGAGCTCAACAAATTCAG GGAGGGCATAGCAGCAGCAGTTGAAGATCAATCTATGGGGCCACTGGAAGATTAA
- the LOC120644812 gene encoding uncharacterized protein LOC120644812 isoform X2 → MSVHPAAFCHPDCRTRSGVASCAATGAGLTAAISSPRTPPPHRPLHPLLAAALPRGSRVPCPHHHPARECPSSTSSPACGCLWPRRHRPHRRHRPQPSPASANHRRCAALLGKLRSAPSLQSVLLHELNKFRDNLQGGHSSSS, encoded by the exons ATGTCCGTGCATCCTGCAGCCTTCTGCCATCCTGATTGCCGCACCCGCAGCGGCGTGGCCTCATGTGCTGCCACCGGCGCCGGCCtcaccgccgccatctccagcccgcgcacgccgcctccacaccggcctctccaccctctcctcgcggcggcgctaCCTCGTGGCTCGCGCGTGCCCTGTCCTCACCACCACCCGGCCCGCGAGTGCCCCTCTTCGACATCCTCCCCGGCCTGCGGCTGCCTCTGGCCCAGGCGCCATCGtcctcaccgccgccaccgtccccAGCCTTCTCCCGCCTCCGCCAACCACCGCCGGTGCGCCGCCCTCCTTGGTAAGCTCCGGTCGGCCCCTTCTCTGCAGAGTGTGCTCCTCCACGAGCTCAACAAATTCAG AGACAATCTCCAGGGAGGGCATAGCAGCAGCAGTTGA
- the LOC120644811 gene encoding putative disease resistance RPP13-like protein 3 isoform X3, which yields MEQIATWLTCREKPLQTVIAIIGENGVGKTTLASCIYQTRSVRTQFDCNIWIHLPQKFRVVDILIDIILQTITSVDMTEAKKNLRGKDEEALMQELAEKLSKKKYLIVLDDVRRLEELKFFLAVLPAQKENEESAILITAQIKSPNPPAANSSGQLEYMTGRIHKKEVTSAAWLQLCHHYVELKKLEKGQGREMFCRRLFGESDFPSGFRKMHVHSKALESLLDQSLPLAVTLLAGLLRTKKEDEWTDVVDLLLQYSKHNNNGDDKIEKEEATKPNLEDEGNRESKQQEQEKEEEIMEQLQIGEGQHQGEQHQREAGQQGEQQQVEQQAETQNQIKPVGGLFRNQPLIKKILILSFDDLPSYLKQCLLYFAAFKAEEDIDAEKIIRLWVAEGLVQATDGHTMEEHAEDCLKMLISRCLINLVQVGYNNKIITVSIHESVLDFAMSEARDSNFLQVHHSTTDLPRAAIRRLSLQNAFDTHTRLNLSTPKLRSLLCEFPEAPSDDHRKNITNCYSHSIQQVRMVITGRINNDLNICRCTFLRVIDLKGTVQEFTLPEEIGWLVHLRYLGLADSRLRGLPSSVKKLRSLQTLDITNTDVDSVPQEFWNLKALRHVLARHLKKGPRQVHSLNNLQTLHGVPWGRWVHEKKRLTNLRSLQVWNLSTSKRCKALLTYLASLECLTSLDLEVKEGAQIQLDRLLIMPVLRNLGSLKIHGPVQATEQSYSYLLPNLSKLELCGSGLNQNHIDMIAGLPNLLELILGKDSYMHQDMSIPPNGFRELRKLRFNGLPELVKWHVQSSADGVLSSLSHLEHLCIFSCAKLELIPDYLLKLENLVQLTFHDLPKLLMLPSLGKFSSKNPTLVLGE from the coding sequence ATGGAACAAATTGCCACATGGCTCACCTGTCGAGAAAAGCCGCTGCAGACTGTGATTGCAATTATAGGGGAAAATGGAGTGGGCAAGACCACATTGGCCAGCTGCATCTATCAAACGAGAAGCGTCAGGACCCAATTTGACTGTAACATCTGGATTCATCTACCTCAGAAGTTTAGGGTGGTGGACATCCTCATTGACATCATCCTGCAAACAATAACAAGTGTAGATATGACAGAGGCAAAGAAGAATCTCCGAGGAAAGGATGAGGAAGCACTCATGCAGGAGCTAGCTGAAAAGCTTAGCAAGAAAAAGTACTTAATTGTGCTGGATGATGTGCGCCGCCTAGAGGAATTGAAGTTCTTCTTGGCAGTGCTACCTGcacaaaaagaaaatgaagaaagTGCTATTTTGATCACAGCACAGATCAAATCTCCCAATCCTCCTGCTGCCAATTCGAGTGGGCAGCTTGAATATATGACTGGCAGGATTCATAAAAAGGAAGTTACATCTGCTGCCTGGCTACAGCTTTGCCATCACTATGTGGAACTAAAGAAGCTGGAAAAAGGTCAGGGAAGAGAGATGTTCTGCAGAAGGCTCTTTGGAGAATCGGACTTCCCCAGCGGTTTCCGGAAGATGCATGTGCATTCTAAGGCCCTTGAGAGCCTGTTGGACCAAAGCTTACCACTGGCAGTCACTCTGCTAGCTGGGCTTTTGAGGACCAAGAAGGAAGATGAGTGGACTGATGTAGTTGATCTGCTACTCCAGTATTCTAAACACAACAATAATGGAGATGATAAGATAGAGAAAGAAGAAGCAACAAAACCGAATCTGGAAGATGAAGGAAACCGAGAATCGAAGCAGCAGgagcaagaaaaggaagaagaaataatggaACAGCTGCAGATTGGAGAAGGTCAACATCAAGGAGAGCAGCACCAAAGAGAGGCGGGTCAACAAGGAGAGCAGCAACAAGTGGAACAGCAAGCAGAAACCCAGAATCAGATAAAGCCTGTGGGCGGACTATTCAGGAACCAGCCTCTGATTAAAAAGATCCTCATACTGAGCTTCGATGACCTGCCTTCGTACCTCAAACAATGCCTCCTTTACTTTGCTGCATTCAAGGCTGAGGAAGACATTGATGCGGAGAAGATTATTCGGCTGTGGGTTGCTGAAGGACTTGTGCAAGCCACTGATGGCCACACCATGGAAGAGCATGCTGAGGACTGCCTAAAGATGCTAATCTCCCGGTGCCTGATCAATTTGGTCCAAGTGGGCTACAACAACAAAATCATCACAGTCAGCATCCATGAGAGTGTCCTTGACTTCGCCATGTCCGAGGCCCGTGACAGCAATTTCCTCCAAGTCCACCACAGTACCACTGATCTTCCTCGAGCCGCCATACGTCGGCTCTCCCTTCAGAATGCATTTGACACCCACACAAGGTTGAATCTTTCCACTCCAAAACTCCGTTCCTTGCTGTGCGAATTCCCGGAAGCCCCCAGTGATGATCACAGAAAGAACATAACTAACTGCTACAGCCATAGCATTCAACAGGTGCGGATGGTAATCACAGGCCGCATTAACAACGACCTCAACATCTGCCGGTGCACGTTTCTGCGGGTGATTGACCTCAAAGGCACAGTTCAAGAGTTTACCTTACCGGAGGAGATTGGGTGGCTGGTCCATCTAAGGTACCTCGGACTTGCAGACTCCAGGTTGAGGGGGCTTCCTAGTTCAGTCAAGAAGCTCCGAAGTCTGCAAACCCTGGACATCACCAACACCGATGTAGATTCAGTCCCACAGGAGTTCTGGAACCTCAAAGCACTCCGGCATGTGCTAGCGCGACATCTCAAGAAGGGACCCCGCCAAGTGCATTCGTTGAACAACCTGCAGACCCTACATGGTGTCCCCTGGGGCCGATGGGTTCACGAGAAGAAGAGATTGACCAACCTCCGGTCCTTACAAGTATGGAATCTATCGACAAGTAAACGCTGTAAGGCTCTCCTCACTTATCTTGCCAGCCTGGAGTGCCTCACATCATTGGATTtggaagtcaaggaaggagctCAAATCCAACTAGATAGGTTGCTAATTATGCCAGTCCTGCGCAATCTTGGAAGTCTTAAGATACATGGCCCGGTACAAGCAACGGAACAGAGCTACAGCTACTTGCTCCCTAACCTCAGCAAGCTGGAGCTCTGTGGATCAGGATTGAACCAAAACCACATCGACATGATTGCTGGCTTGCCAAACCTTCTAGAGCTTATCCTTGGGAAAGATTCATATATGCACCAAGACATGAGCATCCCACCCAATGGGTTCCGTGAGTTAAGAAAGCTCCGGTTCAATGGATTACCGGAGTTGGTGAAATGGCATGTTCAATCATCAGCAGATGGTGTGTTGTCATCGCTCTCGCACCTTGAGCATTTGTGCATCTTCAGCTGTGCCAAACTGGAGCTTATCCCAGACTACCTGCTCAAGCTAGAAAATCTTGTCCAGCTAACCTTCCACGACTTGCCAAAGCTTCTGATGCTTCCCTCCCTA